The Alnus glutinosa chromosome 1, dhAlnGlut1.1, whole genome shotgun sequence region TCTCGTAAATAACGCAAAACTTTCTAAAAACGACTCCTAAACACACCCTACTTTCTGTCTCAAAACGACTTGTAGTACACATGGCGCCTGCCACAAACTAAAAATCCACAAGCGGTCTGCCTAAAATTCGACCTGCGGTCACTCCCTCCTCTCCATTGGCACCCCGACTCGCTCACGATTTGCTCCAacaggttttttcttttcttttcttttctttttagattttcTCGATAACCCAGAAGAATATTACTGAGCTAGTTCTgagtttcaaattttattttatttttttctttcaaaaattatgattaTAGTGAGAAATGAAGTTTCTGGATTGGTACTTGAAGATTGCGGTAGTTTCAGCTTTTGTTGGAGCTTCCATGGAGATGtttatgatcaaaaccaactTCTGTGTGAGAACCCTCCTTTTGGGTTTTATCCCTGATTCACAATCTTAcccttttgttttccttttcctctGAACATGATTGAATGATTTTAACTGGAATTATAGATTATGAACAAGTTATTGGGCCACTGCATCTttcttttaacattttaaaaGCACTATGATTTTGTTTCTATTGCCTTGGCTACCGATTTTgggtaaaagaaaagaaaaatacgaAAGGTGATTTACCTAAGCTTGTTGTTAACGGGTGCGTCTGCAGATGTATAGAATTATCAAGGTGTTCCCCCCCTCCgagaagaaaattttgtttgaattgttaTTGTGTGATACTGGGCTGCAATGAATATTCTTATACACTTTGTTACGGAAGTAATGTGGAGATAAGGTAGAAATTGTATTACAGTAGAATTCAATTAAAtagacattatattttattttagattattagatttatgagaaatgtttggtttccaTCTTTTGCCCATTTCTTGTCCATCTCCATACAAGAACTTGacaaatttactattgaataTGTGAGACCACATGGAACCAACATGTGGTTCCAtagattcaatgataaatttacaaaagagatgGGTAAAAGATGGACAAGAGGTGTATGTATATCATCTCTTTAAATTAATAGATACTGTTAGGAGTCAACAAGGAGTATGATCTCCATTTGTTAGTGTTAGAGTCTAGTTATCATTCTAGTTTTTCCAGTTTAATTGTTATTCTTCTACTTGTACCTCTATTTAAACCACAATCAATTAATAAGAGAGTATGTAGAAAATTATCCTCAAACCTTGTATTTGTCAAAAGGTCTTGGTTCCCTCTAAGAACTTAACAAATTATCTCATTACGTGTTTAAGAAATTATGTACGTAACACACTTACTCTGCTTGATAAAGTAAATTTGCTTTATTTTCCAATTATGTATGTATTGGTTTACATCCAAATACATTCTTATATCCAATCTTGAAGTAATCTGATTTTGGGGAGAGAAAAGTAATGAAAGAATTTCTGGCTATTGACTCTTTGGACAAGGATTGTAgagtaaaaaatgaaagggtTAGAAGCAATTTAATTGTTTCAGCTCATAATTTATCGATCATTTATTAGTGATGATACTTGTATGGGATTAGATCAGTGGGCATAAACCAACGGATCACACTTCCTGTGCAACACCATGTTGGCACCAGTGCAGATTGCCTGTTTCActaattaaaagtttgagatttcagaatcagattttgaaaaatttccAACCTTAAAGATTTGAATGGTCATTAGTTCTGGAACTTAAGTCAGATGGCCTCACTGGCTGTAGTGAAAGAAACTAGATAAGGCATTAACTGTCATATTTTTTGTTGGAGTTTGGATGATGGGCTTCTGGTTTCGTACTCGTGACAAAGGTTGATCTTTACCTGTGGCAAAAATTTTCCATCTGTCCGACTGCATCCTTTTCAGAAACTTTAGCTATTTTAGCGATATAATCCTTCCATGACCCTTTTGTGAAGAGCACTTGTTGCATTCAGTCCATTGATTCTTGTTCTAACAATTATTGTTTTTGCTCTTGTTCTGTTATTCTGCAGATGACAAAGTGACTGTCCTGGAGACAGAGAAGCGGGCTTGGGAGAGTTCCCCAGAAGCTCAGGCAATCAGGGAAGCTCTCAATCCTTGGAGAAAAAATGATGCACAAGCAAGAAAAAACTCCTAGTTTAATGTTTTCGCAGTTTGCTTTCCTTATGGTTTATTTCATTAATGGTTTAATGGCATGTTGGCATGTAAAATCTGGTTTAGAGGGCAATGCGTCTGTTCACAACATCGAACTCACTTGTCTGTCTGAGACAGTCATCTATGGCTACAAAATTTGTTGCTTGCTCCAATTTCAAGAGCACGTTACAGCTAATAAATGCTTTGctacattttcttttccaataaaGGTATACAAGAAATCAATTACATAAGTCTAGCAGGCTACTGACTGGCCTGTTAATAATTTATAGAGCCATGGCAACAATAGTGCAAACTTCCTTTAAAATCTTCTGTTATACAGTATTTCAGGGAGTTTCTGAAATTGCAGAGGCTTGGTTCAATCAAGCCGTTGGGTATTGGAAACAATCTATAGCTCTTTTGATAGAGTTTTTGTGAAAATTATACTTTCTATCCACCTGTATTTTAAATCAAGTTTGAGTTGCTAATCCATAGTATATTAGTATGGAAAGTTTGGTTTGATTAGACTCTTATACAACTCGATGATGTGACGGTAAAAGTCAGCATTCAAGTTAGTacttgaaaaaactaaaataataataattaatgggTGATTTTAACTGTTACGTCATGCTaattgtatgacagtcgtatagcagtctattaaatagcattactcttttatttgAGGGCAAGTGATTTATATTCGGATGTGACCTTATATGAGTAAAGTGCATCTCTTTTAACCTATAGGTTGACAACTTGAACTCAATTCGACCTGAAGGTGGGAAATTTAAGGTGAGTAAAGTGTAATTAACGCTAGAGTTCTTCTTGATATTGCCCAAATCCTTAGACATTTGACTATCAAGCGCACATGATTAAAACATAACCTTGGAAGTGGGGCATGCCATCCTTTGAAGTTTCTAGAAGGATTGATCGAGCTCTTCCCTGCCaccatcttcttttctttctcgtCAAAAACCAATGCATCCAAAACCTCTCCAATAATCATCCTTATTGCTTCTTCCTTTAAAATGAGTGAAAGAAACATACGTACCCAACAGCTACTCCTTGCCTGCTCCATACGCTTGAAGCAGATAAGATCTGGACCgaagatatatatatcattgcaatgaaaaatatatatagtcctTGGACTTGTTTTTCAACACTCCGGCCATGGTTTTCAGACAAATCGGTCAAATATCATCTTATACAGTCACTTGATTCGCATGAGTGCATTGGTAGCTAGTTTATAGTTACGCCATTTAACCTCTTACCTGAAAACTAGACActgacttttattttattttttgtgtttttaggtGTAATACCTCTAATTTGGGCcgtaaattttaaataaacggTCTAGATTCTATTAGCTGCCACCATCACCCGCCTCACGCTGCACCACAACTATTAATCTCCCACAACCAAGACTACTGAGGTTTGTTGGCCAGCCACCCTTTCGGCTGCTTGAGGGCACCGTTGGACTGCAACTACTAGTCTCCCACCACCGCAACTACGgagggtggttggccacccaaAATGGTTGGTTTTGCCACCCCAATTGATCAGTAAAGGTGATCAAACAACCATTTTTGCCCAAACGATGGTCTGACCAACCCAAAAGTGTACGTTGGTTTAATTCGGCTATCTCAAAGGCCAATTGAGGGATTGCCAAACTATCTACTTCATAAATAGCGGGTGACCAATCACCCTAATGATGATGATAATGGTGAGAGACTACTAGTTGCGACACGATACTTAGACGGGTAATTAAGGGTGGTTGCGCCTGTGGCATATTGGTACTGCACCCTATTTCAATCGCCTTCAAAagctctcttctttttttcttttttttaataataaagaaaagataaagcttATATAGTGACATGACATGAAAGGTTCTCAGAATTAATCACATTGCAATGGAGCTTGTCGAGGGTGCAAGTGGTGCTTACGATACTGAGCATCACTCTGGTCCCTGAATACAATGTACGCGTCGGCAAACCCCAAACTATAAGCTTAAACAGCACTTTAGTCAAAGGAGATCGAAGCTGAAGTACCATCTCTCGGTTTACGATCATTTGCGACTCGGCCAGTGTGTTTCCATACTTCcgtttttcttgttttagtgACTATCTTCTGTTCAGAATAGACCAATTAAGACATGTTGATCTTGAACACCAAGACAGAGACATTAAAGGGGAGTGGATGGATGACATGAAACCCACCATCAAATTGGAATATCAAGCAAGAACCTACCACCTCCTTTTGACTAGAAAGGTGAGATGAATGGGTATAGTCTTATCAATTCCACAAACAGTACCAAGTTTACAACCATATAAACAAATAGCTAGCTACCAAAGTTCCCCTATACTTGGGTGAGAAGAAATATTAATGGACTGGAAAAAATGCTTGGACGTGTCTCCCTCTCTTTTGTTCGAGGACATTGCAGATTCTGATCAAACCGATGCCGGCGCTGATCATAAAATATATGCGGGTGATGCTATAGCTGGCCGTGATGACCAGGATGCCGAGTCGTGCAGCTGT contains the following coding sequences:
- the LOC133858917 gene encoding uncharacterized protein LOC133858917 — encoded protein: MKFLDWYLKIAVVSAFVGASMEMFMIKTNFYDKVTVLETEKRAWESSPEAQAIREALNPWRKNDAQARKNS